Proteins from one Malassezia vespertilionis chromosome 2, complete sequence genomic window:
- the CDS1 gene encoding phosphatidate cytidylyltransferase (BUSCO:EOG09261W90; EggNog:ENOG503NY14; TransMembrane:7 (o110-137i188-208o228-245i254-275o281-307i319-338o401-423i); COG:I), which produces MPPRKGSSNTPAGGYNRFASLSDISSAAKAESSADTAQSSAVPSEPSTPRTRSAAKRAASATKPSQATRVSVQKTEEDVQKAKAAPKPAAQKNDVDASQSYWKKVRDRTLFTFLMIGGFMTILLMGPAYLILLVLLLDTMVYREITGLFKIPGRASLTDRPNAEELRKELDPDECEEHRRQELWSKTLSWYFFAVCNFFLYGESLVYYFKHIVYVDSFFLYFARHHRLVSFMLYIFGFMAFVARLKRGNLKYQFGLFCWVHMSLLLIAISSHFIVNNILEGIIWFWVPVSLVICNDIFAYICGMMFGRTPLIKLSPKKTVEGFIGALLITMCFAWFYAGFFQQFNYMICPSVNLGMNAFSGVQCNVNPVFHMHTSALPDTLATILSTIARRPVTQFHWTYFQFHALVMAAFASLVAPFGGFFASGFKRAFEIKDFGDSIPGHGGLTDRFDCQFIMGLFSFVYYSAMIRDNTVTVGMVMQTIITQLSVDQQVALHEHLQHHLRSAVQA; this is translated from the coding sequence atgccgccgcgcaaaggGAGCAGTAACACCCCGGCTGGTGGATACAACCGTTTTGCTTCACTTTCAGATATAAGTAGTGCTGCAAAGGCAGAATCTAGCGCAGACACCGCGCAGTCGAGTGCAGTGCCTAGCGAACCATCTACGCCCCGCACTCGGTCGGCGGCAAAgcgtgccgcaagcgccacaAAGCCATCGCAAGCAACGAGAGTTAGTGTGCAAAAGACAGAGGAGGACGTACAGAAAGCAAAAGCTGCCCCAAAACCAGCAGCACAGAAAAATGACGTGGACGCATCGCAGAGCTATTGGAAAAAGGTGCGAGATCGTACCTTGTTCACCTTCCTCATGATTGGCGGCTTTATGACCATTTTATTGATGGGCCCTGCATACTTGATTTTGCTTGTTCTTCTGTTGGACACGATGGTGTATCGCGAGATCACCGGGCTTTTCAAGATTCCGGGTCGTGCGAGCCTGACGGACCGCCCAAACGCGGAGGAATTGCGCAAGGAGCTGGACCCCGACGAATGCGAGGAGCACAGGCGCCAAGAGCTGTGGAGCAAGACGCTCAGCTGGTACTTTTTTGCAGTGTGCAACTTCTTCTTGTACGGCGAGTCGCTCGTATACTACTTTAAGCACATTGTCTATGTTGATTCGTTCTTTTTgtactttgcgcgccacCACCGCCTTGTTTCCTTCATGCTCTACATTTTTGGATTCATGgcgtttgtcgcgcgcctcaAGCGTGGAAATCTCAAGTACCAATTTGGGCTCTTTTGCTGGGTGCACATGTCGCTCTTGCTCATTGCCATTTCCTCCCATTTTATTGTAAACAACATCCTCGAAGGGATTATCTGGTTTTGGGTTCCTGTCAGCTTGGTGATCTGCAATGATATCTTCGCATACATTTGCGGGATGATGTTTggccgcacgccgctgaTCAAGCTAAGCCCTAAGAAAACGGTGGAAGGATTTATCGGCGCGCTCTTGATCACCATGTGTTTCGCGTGGTTCTATGCGGGCTTTTTCCAGCAGTTTAACTACATGATTTGCCCGTCTGTCAACCTCGGCATGAATGCCTTCTCTGGCGTGCAGTGCAACGTCAACCCAGTTTTCCATATGCACACCTCCGCACTGCCCGACACGTTGGCAACTATTCTTTCCACGATTGCTCGCCGTCCCGTGACGCAATTCCATTGGACCTACTTCCAGTTCCACGCACTGGTTATGGCCGCATTCGCTAGTCTTGTCGCGCCGTTCGGTGGCTTCTTTGCGAGCGGATTCAAGCGCGCATTTGAGATCAAAGACTTTGGCGACAGCATCCCCGGCCATGGAGGTCTGACCGACCGGTTCGACTGCCAATTTATCATGGGTTTGTTTAGTTTCGTCTACTACTCGGCCATGATTCGCGACAATACCGTTACTGTCGGTATGGTTATGCAGACCATCATCACACAGCTTTCCGTCGATCAGCAGGTGGCGCTTCATGAGCATCTACAGCACCACCTTCGGAGCGCCGTCCAAGCTTGA